One window of the Bombus affinis isolate iyBomAffi1 chromosome 10, iyBomAffi1.2, whole genome shotgun sequence genome contains the following:
- the LOC126921307 gene encoding tyrosine-protein phosphatase non-receptor type 7-like isoform X1, giving the protein MSSTVRTRSLRRRDRLVSVNDINMAVYMSTQPLLSNRGSYVILNRTVFVFFVCLFLTRGSTSTPLTKHYVNDANYYDISSNDDRSDPLEKFYLITGQRWHADTVLPIPLLPSTEGMSARSHHRYQFLVYRIPQSITGLDDAGMDLQAAQLSTRTGQEVRSTANLSWPDWQLPLFVVLCAIGGAILFTFLVLLWLRKQMSREKDTEDGDRRGLVEEGAVGHPEKPIKPGKGSIEWVHQPAAKPSIQSVQTVQSVTQATGLPEVMSVAIPERRPEPICIKAKGLLERRGSSASLTIELAPPPESPPHIVTPTRECTAEEFLLSAGNVLSRAQLKKAISDPASLHKEFWEVPLNLPEKLDICGSGVKNRYCSVLPNPQSRVVLPGSADDPLSSYINANYIRGYDGEDVRYIATQGPLPHTVGDFWRMVWAEKVPAIVMMTKLYEAAKTKCEAYFPLDKNNRMQSGPFTIIVNSIDTREGYIIRDLELRYEGDRRHVQHYWYDSWPDHAVPQAADTLVSLAAEINSLPGPVIVHCSAGIGRTGCFIALATGMIQLLRDGNVDVLGILCQMRYDRGGMVQTAEQYEFVHRALCLYEQTLDGGKASSSGD; this is encoded by the exons ATGTCTTCGACAGTTCGAACGAGAAGCTTGCGCAGACGAGACAGACTGGTTTCTGTTAACGATATCAACATGGCTGTTTACATGTCCACGCAGCCGCTACTTTCAAATCGCGGCTCGTACGTTATTCTTAATCGTACAGTCTTCGTATTCTTCGTGTGTTTGTTTCTGACGAGAG GAAGTACGAGTACTCCTCTGACTAAACATTATGTAAATGATGCAAATTATTACGACATATCTAGCAACGATGACAGATCAGATCCCTTGGAGAAATTTTACTTAATTACTGGACAAAGGTGGCACGCAGATACTGTGCTGCCTATTCCTTTATTACCATCTACAGAGGGAATGTCTGCTAGATCTCATCATAG ATATCAATTTTTGGTATATAGGATCCCACAGTCCATAACGGGACTGGATGATGCTGGAATGGATTTGCAAGCAGCTCAACTTAGTACCCGTACAGGTCAGGAGGTACGCTCCACTGCAAATTTATCATGGCCAGACTGGCAATTGCCTCTGTTCGTAGTACTTTGCGCCATCGGTGGCGCTATTCTCTTTACATTCCTG GTTTTGTTATGGCTGCGGAAACAAATGTCGCGTGAAAAAGATACAGAGGATGGTGACAGGAGAGGTTTGGTAGAGGAAGGTGCTGTAGGTCATCCAGAAAAGCCTATCAAGCCTGGAAAAGGATCGATTGAATGGGTTCATCAACCTGCAGCAAAACCATCCATTCAATCTGTTCAGACTGTCCAATCAGTCACACAAGCTACTGGTTTACCAGAG GTAATGTCGGTGGCGATACCAGAACGCAGACCAGAACCAATATGTATAAAAGCTAAAGGATTATTGGAACGACGTGGATCAAGTGCAAGTTTGACTATAGAATTGGCACCTCCTCCGGAAAGTCCACCACACATTGTCACGCCTACCCGCGAATGTACCGCGGaggaatttttattaagtgccggaAATGTTCTATCAAGAGCCCAACTTAAAAAAGCAATCAGTGATCCAGCATCGTTGCACAAAGAGTTTTGGGAGGTTCCTCTCAACTTGCCTGAGAAATTAGATATTTGTGGATCCGGGGTGAAGAATAGATATTGTTCCGTATTACCAAACCCACAGTCGAGGGTGGTTTTACCGGGTTCTGCTGATGATCCTCTTTCTAGTTATATTAATGCCAATTATATTCGG GGTTATGATGGAGAAGATGTTCGCTATATTGCAACGCAGGGACCATTACCTCACACTGTGGGTGATTTCTGGAGAATGGTCTGGGCAGAAAAAGTACCCGCGATAGTTATGATGACGAAGCTATACGAGGCCGCGAAAACAAAATGCGAAGCATATTTTCCGCTGGACAAAAATAATCGCATGCAAAGTGGACCGTTTACCATCATCGTTAACTCTATCGATACGAGAGAAGGTTACATAATCAGAGATTTAGAACTTCGATACGAAGGAGACAGAAGACACGTGCAGCATTATTG GTATGATTCATGGCCGGACCATGCCGTACCTCAAGCTGCGGATACTCTTGTTAGTTTAGCTgcagaaataaattctttaccagGTCCGGTTATTGTTCATTGCAGTGCAGGAATTGGACGAACTGGTTGTTTCATAGCTTTAGCCACAGGAATGATACAGCTATTAAGAGATGGAAATGTTGACGTGTTGGGTATTTTATGTCAAATGAG ATATGACAGGGGCGGTATGGTTCAGACGGCAGAACAGTACGAATTCGTTCATCGTGCACTTTGTCTGTACGAACAGACGCTTGATGGTGGTAAAGCGTCGAGTTCAGGAGATTGA
- the LOC126921307 gene encoding tyrosine-protein phosphatase non-receptor type 7-like isoform X3, translated as MEKYNMEANMRQCFDRVFIHGSTSTPLTKHYVNDANYYDISSNDDRSDPLEKFYLITGQRWHADTVLPIPLLPSTEGMSARSHHRYQFLVYRIPQSITGLDDAGMDLQAAQLSTRTGQEVRSTANLSWPDWQLPLFVVLCAIGGAILFTFLVLLWLRKQMSREKDTEDGDRRGLVEEGAVGHPEKPIKPGKGSIEWVHQPAAKPSIQSVQTVQSVTQATGLPEVMSVAIPERRPEPICIKAKGLLERRGSSASLTIELAPPPESPPHIVTPTRECTAEEFLLSAGNVLSRAQLKKAISDPASLHKEFWEVPLNLPEKLDICGSGVKNRYCSVLPNPQSRVVLPGSADDPLSSYINANYIRGYDGEDVRYIATQGPLPHTVGDFWRMVWAEKVPAIVMMTKLYEAAKTKCEAYFPLDKNNRMQSGPFTIIVNSIDTREGYIIRDLELRYEGDRRHVQHYWYDSWPDHAVPQAADTLVSLAAEINSLPGPVIVHCSAGIGRTGCFIALATGMIQLLRDGNVDVLGILCQMRYDRGGMVQTAEQYEFVHRALCLYEQTLDGGKASSSGD; from the exons ATGGAAAAGTATAATATGGAGGCAAACATGAGGCAGTGTTTCGACAGAGTTTTTATACACG GAAGTACGAGTACTCCTCTGACTAAACATTATGTAAATGATGCAAATTATTACGACATATCTAGCAACGATGACAGATCAGATCCCTTGGAGAAATTTTACTTAATTACTGGACAAAGGTGGCACGCAGATACTGTGCTGCCTATTCCTTTATTACCATCTACAGAGGGAATGTCTGCTAGATCTCATCATAG ATATCAATTTTTGGTATATAGGATCCCACAGTCCATAACGGGACTGGATGATGCTGGAATGGATTTGCAAGCAGCTCAACTTAGTACCCGTACAGGTCAGGAGGTACGCTCCACTGCAAATTTATCATGGCCAGACTGGCAATTGCCTCTGTTCGTAGTACTTTGCGCCATCGGTGGCGCTATTCTCTTTACATTCCTG GTTTTGTTATGGCTGCGGAAACAAATGTCGCGTGAAAAAGATACAGAGGATGGTGACAGGAGAGGTTTGGTAGAGGAAGGTGCTGTAGGTCATCCAGAAAAGCCTATCAAGCCTGGAAAAGGATCGATTGAATGGGTTCATCAACCTGCAGCAAAACCATCCATTCAATCTGTTCAGACTGTCCAATCAGTCACACAAGCTACTGGTTTACCAGAG GTAATGTCGGTGGCGATACCAGAACGCAGACCAGAACCAATATGTATAAAAGCTAAAGGATTATTGGAACGACGTGGATCAAGTGCAAGTTTGACTATAGAATTGGCACCTCCTCCGGAAAGTCCACCACACATTGTCACGCCTACCCGCGAATGTACCGCGGaggaatttttattaagtgccggaAATGTTCTATCAAGAGCCCAACTTAAAAAAGCAATCAGTGATCCAGCATCGTTGCACAAAGAGTTTTGGGAGGTTCCTCTCAACTTGCCTGAGAAATTAGATATTTGTGGATCCGGGGTGAAGAATAGATATTGTTCCGTATTACCAAACCCACAGTCGAGGGTGGTTTTACCGGGTTCTGCTGATGATCCTCTTTCTAGTTATATTAATGCCAATTATATTCGG GGTTATGATGGAGAAGATGTTCGCTATATTGCAACGCAGGGACCATTACCTCACACTGTGGGTGATTTCTGGAGAATGGTCTGGGCAGAAAAAGTACCCGCGATAGTTATGATGACGAAGCTATACGAGGCCGCGAAAACAAAATGCGAAGCATATTTTCCGCTGGACAAAAATAATCGCATGCAAAGTGGACCGTTTACCATCATCGTTAACTCTATCGATACGAGAGAAGGTTACATAATCAGAGATTTAGAACTTCGATACGAAGGAGACAGAAGACACGTGCAGCATTATTG GTATGATTCATGGCCGGACCATGCCGTACCTCAAGCTGCGGATACTCTTGTTAGTTTAGCTgcagaaataaattctttaccagGTCCGGTTATTGTTCATTGCAGTGCAGGAATTGGACGAACTGGTTGTTTCATAGCTTTAGCCACAGGAATGATACAGCTATTAAGAGATGGAAATGTTGACGTGTTGGGTATTTTATGTCAAATGAG ATATGACAGGGGCGGTATGGTTCAGACGGCAGAACAGTACGAATTCGTTCATCGTGCACTTTGTCTGTACGAACAGACGCTTGATGGTGGTAAAGCGTCGAGTTCAGGAGATTGA
- the LOC126921307 gene encoding tyrosine-protein phosphatase non-receptor type 7-like isoform X2, translated as MSSTVRTRSLRRRDRLVSVNDINMAVYMSTQPLLSNRGSYVILNRTVFVFFVCLFLTRGSTSTPLTKHYVNDANYYDISSNDDRSDPLEKFYLITGQRWHADTVLPIPLLPSTEGMSARSHHRIPQSITGLDDAGMDLQAAQLSTRTGQEVRSTANLSWPDWQLPLFVVLCAIGGAILFTFLVLLWLRKQMSREKDTEDGDRRGLVEEGAVGHPEKPIKPGKGSIEWVHQPAAKPSIQSVQTVQSVTQATGLPEVMSVAIPERRPEPICIKAKGLLERRGSSASLTIELAPPPESPPHIVTPTRECTAEEFLLSAGNVLSRAQLKKAISDPASLHKEFWEVPLNLPEKLDICGSGVKNRYCSVLPNPQSRVVLPGSADDPLSSYINANYIRGYDGEDVRYIATQGPLPHTVGDFWRMVWAEKVPAIVMMTKLYEAAKTKCEAYFPLDKNNRMQSGPFTIIVNSIDTREGYIIRDLELRYEGDRRHVQHYWYDSWPDHAVPQAADTLVSLAAEINSLPGPVIVHCSAGIGRTGCFIALATGMIQLLRDGNVDVLGILCQMRYDRGGMVQTAEQYEFVHRALCLYEQTLDGGKASSSGD; from the exons ATGTCTTCGACAGTTCGAACGAGAAGCTTGCGCAGACGAGACAGACTGGTTTCTGTTAACGATATCAACATGGCTGTTTACATGTCCACGCAGCCGCTACTTTCAAATCGCGGCTCGTACGTTATTCTTAATCGTACAGTCTTCGTATTCTTCGTGTGTTTGTTTCTGACGAGAG GAAGTACGAGTACTCCTCTGACTAAACATTATGTAAATGATGCAAATTATTACGACATATCTAGCAACGATGACAGATCAGATCCCTTGGAGAAATTTTACTTAATTACTGGACAAAGGTGGCACGCAGATACTGTGCTGCCTATTCCTTTATTACCATCTACAGAGGGAATGTCTGCTAGATCTCATCATAG GATCCCACAGTCCATAACGGGACTGGATGATGCTGGAATGGATTTGCAAGCAGCTCAACTTAGTACCCGTACAGGTCAGGAGGTACGCTCCACTGCAAATTTATCATGGCCAGACTGGCAATTGCCTCTGTTCGTAGTACTTTGCGCCATCGGTGGCGCTATTCTCTTTACATTCCTG GTTTTGTTATGGCTGCGGAAACAAATGTCGCGTGAAAAAGATACAGAGGATGGTGACAGGAGAGGTTTGGTAGAGGAAGGTGCTGTAGGTCATCCAGAAAAGCCTATCAAGCCTGGAAAAGGATCGATTGAATGGGTTCATCAACCTGCAGCAAAACCATCCATTCAATCTGTTCAGACTGTCCAATCAGTCACACAAGCTACTGGTTTACCAGAG GTAATGTCGGTGGCGATACCAGAACGCAGACCAGAACCAATATGTATAAAAGCTAAAGGATTATTGGAACGACGTGGATCAAGTGCAAGTTTGACTATAGAATTGGCACCTCCTCCGGAAAGTCCACCACACATTGTCACGCCTACCCGCGAATGTACCGCGGaggaatttttattaagtgccggaAATGTTCTATCAAGAGCCCAACTTAAAAAAGCAATCAGTGATCCAGCATCGTTGCACAAAGAGTTTTGGGAGGTTCCTCTCAACTTGCCTGAGAAATTAGATATTTGTGGATCCGGGGTGAAGAATAGATATTGTTCCGTATTACCAAACCCACAGTCGAGGGTGGTTTTACCGGGTTCTGCTGATGATCCTCTTTCTAGTTATATTAATGCCAATTATATTCGG GGTTATGATGGAGAAGATGTTCGCTATATTGCAACGCAGGGACCATTACCTCACACTGTGGGTGATTTCTGGAGAATGGTCTGGGCAGAAAAAGTACCCGCGATAGTTATGATGACGAAGCTATACGAGGCCGCGAAAACAAAATGCGAAGCATATTTTCCGCTGGACAAAAATAATCGCATGCAAAGTGGACCGTTTACCATCATCGTTAACTCTATCGATACGAGAGAAGGTTACATAATCAGAGATTTAGAACTTCGATACGAAGGAGACAGAAGACACGTGCAGCATTATTG GTATGATTCATGGCCGGACCATGCCGTACCTCAAGCTGCGGATACTCTTGTTAGTTTAGCTgcagaaataaattctttaccagGTCCGGTTATTGTTCATTGCAGTGCAGGAATTGGACGAACTGGTTGTTTCATAGCTTTAGCCACAGGAATGATACAGCTATTAAGAGATGGAAATGTTGACGTGTTGGGTATTTTATGTCAAATGAG ATATGACAGGGGCGGTATGGTTCAGACGGCAGAACAGTACGAATTCGTTCATCGTGCACTTTGTCTGTACGAACAGACGCTTGATGGTGGTAAAGCGTCGAGTTCAGGAGATTGA
- the LOC126921307 gene encoding tyrosine-protein phosphatase non-receptor type 7-like isoform X4, which yields MSARSHHRYQFLVYRIPQSITGLDDAGMDLQAAQLSTRTGQEVRSTANLSWPDWQLPLFVVLCAIGGAILFTFLVLLWLRKQMSREKDTEDGDRRGLVEEGAVGHPEKPIKPGKGSIEWVHQPAAKPSIQSVQTVQSVTQATGLPEVMSVAIPERRPEPICIKAKGLLERRGSSASLTIELAPPPESPPHIVTPTRECTAEEFLLSAGNVLSRAQLKKAISDPASLHKEFWEVPLNLPEKLDICGSGVKNRYCSVLPNPQSRVVLPGSADDPLSSYINANYIRGYDGEDVRYIATQGPLPHTVGDFWRMVWAEKVPAIVMMTKLYEAAKTKCEAYFPLDKNNRMQSGPFTIIVNSIDTREGYIIRDLELRYEGDRRHVQHYWYDSWPDHAVPQAADTLVSLAAEINSLPGPVIVHCSAGIGRTGCFIALATGMIQLLRDGNVDVLGILCQMRYDRGGMVQTAEQYEFVHRALCLYEQTLDGGKASSSGD from the exons ATGTCTGCTAGATCTCATCATAG ATATCAATTTTTGGTATATAGGATCCCACAGTCCATAACGGGACTGGATGATGCTGGAATGGATTTGCAAGCAGCTCAACTTAGTACCCGTACAGGTCAGGAGGTACGCTCCACTGCAAATTTATCATGGCCAGACTGGCAATTGCCTCTGTTCGTAGTACTTTGCGCCATCGGTGGCGCTATTCTCTTTACATTCCTG GTTTTGTTATGGCTGCGGAAACAAATGTCGCGTGAAAAAGATACAGAGGATGGTGACAGGAGAGGTTTGGTAGAGGAAGGTGCTGTAGGTCATCCAGAAAAGCCTATCAAGCCTGGAAAAGGATCGATTGAATGGGTTCATCAACCTGCAGCAAAACCATCCATTCAATCTGTTCAGACTGTCCAATCAGTCACACAAGCTACTGGTTTACCAGAG GTAATGTCGGTGGCGATACCAGAACGCAGACCAGAACCAATATGTATAAAAGCTAAAGGATTATTGGAACGACGTGGATCAAGTGCAAGTTTGACTATAGAATTGGCACCTCCTCCGGAAAGTCCACCACACATTGTCACGCCTACCCGCGAATGTACCGCGGaggaatttttattaagtgccggaAATGTTCTATCAAGAGCCCAACTTAAAAAAGCAATCAGTGATCCAGCATCGTTGCACAAAGAGTTTTGGGAGGTTCCTCTCAACTTGCCTGAGAAATTAGATATTTGTGGATCCGGGGTGAAGAATAGATATTGTTCCGTATTACCAAACCCACAGTCGAGGGTGGTTTTACCGGGTTCTGCTGATGATCCTCTTTCTAGTTATATTAATGCCAATTATATTCGG GGTTATGATGGAGAAGATGTTCGCTATATTGCAACGCAGGGACCATTACCTCACACTGTGGGTGATTTCTGGAGAATGGTCTGGGCAGAAAAAGTACCCGCGATAGTTATGATGACGAAGCTATACGAGGCCGCGAAAACAAAATGCGAAGCATATTTTCCGCTGGACAAAAATAATCGCATGCAAAGTGGACCGTTTACCATCATCGTTAACTCTATCGATACGAGAGAAGGTTACATAATCAGAGATTTAGAACTTCGATACGAAGGAGACAGAAGACACGTGCAGCATTATTG GTATGATTCATGGCCGGACCATGCCGTACCTCAAGCTGCGGATACTCTTGTTAGTTTAGCTgcagaaataaattctttaccagGTCCGGTTATTGTTCATTGCAGTGCAGGAATTGGACGAACTGGTTGTTTCATAGCTTTAGCCACAGGAATGATACAGCTATTAAGAGATGGAAATGTTGACGTGTTGGGTATTTTATGTCAAATGAG ATATGACAGGGGCGGTATGGTTCAGACGGCAGAACAGTACGAATTCGTTCATCGTGCACTTTGTCTGTACGAACAGACGCTTGATGGTGGTAAAGCGTCGAGTTCAGGAGATTGA